The Amycolatopsis mongoliensis genome includes a window with the following:
- a CDS encoding ricin-type beta-trefoil lectin domain protein, translating into MRRFLVALMGCALLALSFLTTGSAQAAVEAGPSASQLLAKTQNCQQISNGRYSFDEGGAATVPVCQANGAVFFTADMDIDCDGVRTTQCNEQTDCCFYPDTAFHTSTDQPLNAAQLPYIVLPQPTSTWDYRNHGIDGGSVVAVIYNNQVTYAVVGDTGPTSIIGEASYATAVNLGINPDPSNGGTEGPVTYIVFPNTHVDPIENHANATSLGEQVATQFAGGTTTPPAGNAGRITGIGGKCVDVAGANNANGTAVQLYDCNGSSAQQWTVGTDGTVRALGKCLDVTSAGTANGTPIQLWDCNGSAAQKWSANGSQNLVNAGSGKCLDATGASSANGTRLQIWTCGTGANQKWTLP; encoded by the coding sequence GTGCGACGATTTCTCGTCGCGCTAATGGGGTGTGCCCTGTTAGCGCTTTCCTTCCTCACCACCGGCTCCGCCCAAGCCGCCGTCGAGGCAGGTCCGTCCGCGAGCCAGCTGCTCGCGAAGACGCAGAACTGCCAGCAGATCTCGAACGGCAGATATTCCTTCGACGAAGGCGGCGCGGCCACCGTGCCCGTCTGCCAGGCCAACGGCGCGGTGTTCTTCACGGCCGACATGGACATCGACTGCGACGGTGTCCGGACGACCCAGTGCAACGAGCAGACCGACTGCTGCTTCTACCCCGACACCGCCTTCCACACCTCGACCGACCAGCCGCTCAACGCGGCACAACTGCCGTACATCGTCCTGCCGCAGCCGACGTCCACTTGGGACTACCGCAACCACGGCATCGACGGCGGTTCCGTCGTGGCGGTGATCTACAACAACCAGGTCACCTACGCCGTGGTCGGCGACACCGGCCCGACGAGCATCATCGGTGAGGCGTCCTACGCGACCGCGGTCAACCTCGGCATCAACCCCGACCCGTCCAACGGCGGCACCGAGGGCCCGGTGACCTACATCGTGTTCCCGAACACGCACGTCGACCCGATCGAGAACCACGCCAACGCCACCAGCCTCGGCGAGCAGGTCGCCACGCAGTTCGCCGGCGGCACCACCACGCCGCCCGCCGGAAACGCGGGGCGGATCACCGGCATCGGCGGCAAGTGCGTCGACGTCGCCGGCGCGAACAACGCCAACGGCACGGCCGTCCAGCTCTACGACTGCAACGGGTCCAGCGCCCAGCAGTGGACGGTCGGCACCGACGGCACGGTCCGCGCGCTCGGCAAGTGCCTCGACGTCACCAGCGCGGGCACGGCCAACGGCACGCCGATCCAGCTGTGGGACTGCAACGGCAGCGCCGCGCAGAAGTGGTCCGCGAACGGATCGCAGAACCTCGTGAACGCCGGCTCCGGCAAGTGCCTGGACGCGACCGGCGCCAGCTCCGCCAACGGGACCCGGCTCCAGATCTGGACCTGCGGGACCGGCGCGAACCA
- a CDS encoding ROK family transcriptional regulator: MTQVVRQTTRDLRRHNRAALLSSLYLRGPVSRLELVAESGLSAATVTNVVSELIADGVVAEAGSVESDGGRPRTLLAVRPDFGHVVGVDVGETHVEVGLFDCALGTLGTVRHPLVGTRLDPDEVAGLVRTGIAEVLEGGEPDAVFGVGIGVPGAVRDGGIVHAPTLGWRGVAFADLIRPHVDALFTLGAERGPMPVHLDNRARTLGQAETWRGAGRGAERAIVALLGVGVGAAVATAGRSHPDITTSEWGHTVVKAGGAACRCGSHGCLEAYVGTEAVVRHYADLVGKEPVIGDESDAELVHIVAEAAVEGPAADVLAEAAEYLGIGIANLINLLSPDRVVLSGSAGAIMGPAILPAVRDAVSRHALDYLAERTEVVLGRLGPEAVALGAATLPIAQLLATGGRTG; the protein is encoded by the coding sequence GTGACCCAGGTGGTGCGCCAAACGACCAGAGACCTCCGGCGGCACAATCGCGCGGCGCTCCTCTCCTCCCTCTACCTCCGCGGCCCCGTCAGCAGACTGGAACTGGTAGCTGAATCGGGTTTGTCGGCCGCCACCGTTACCAACGTCGTCTCCGAGCTCATCGCCGACGGCGTCGTCGCGGAGGCCGGGTCGGTCGAATCCGACGGGGGACGGCCCCGGACACTGCTGGCCGTGCGGCCGGACTTCGGGCACGTCGTGGGCGTCGACGTCGGCGAGACGCACGTCGAGGTCGGCCTGTTCGACTGCGCGCTCGGGACGCTCGGGACGGTGCGTCACCCGCTCGTCGGTACCCGGCTGGATCCGGACGAAGTGGCCGGTTTGGTGCGAACAGGCATCGCGGAAGTGCTCGAAGGCGGCGAACCGGACGCGGTGTTCGGCGTCGGCATCGGCGTGCCCGGCGCGGTCCGCGACGGCGGGATCGTGCACGCGCCCACCCTCGGCTGGCGCGGCGTGGCCTTCGCCGACCTGATCCGCCCCCACGTCGACGCGCTGTTCACGCTCGGCGCCGAGCGCGGCCCCATGCCGGTCCACCTGGACAACCGCGCCCGCACCCTCGGCCAGGCCGAAACCTGGCGCGGCGCCGGCCGGGGCGCCGAACGCGCCATCGTCGCCCTGCTGGGCGTCGGGGTCGGGGCCGCCGTCGCGACGGCCGGGCGCTCGCACCCGGACATCACGACCAGCGAGTGGGGCCACACCGTCGTCAAGGCGGGCGGGGCCGCCTGCCGGTGCGGCTCGCACGGTTGCCTGGAGGCCTACGTCGGCACCGAGGCGGTCGTCCGCCACTACGCCGACCTCGTCGGCAAAGAACCGGTCATCGGGGACGAAAGCGATGCCGAACTGGTGCACATCGTCGCCGAGGCGGCCGTCGAGGGCCCGGCCGCCGACGTGCTCGCCGAGGCCGCCGAATACCTCGGGATCGGCATCGCGAACCTGATCAACCTGCTCAGCCCGGACCGGGTGGTGCTGTCCGGCTCCGCGGGGGCGATCATGGGACCGGCGATCCTGCCCGCCGTGCGCGACGCGGTGAGCCGGCACGCGCTCGACTACCTGGCCGAGCGCACCGAGGTCGTCCTCGGCAGGCTCGGGCCCGAGGCGGTCGCACTCGGCGCGGCCACCCTGCCCATCGCGCAGCTGCTCGCGACGGGTGGCCGGACCGGCTGA
- a CDS encoding ABC transporter permease: MRFLLQRLAFYVFTAWAAVTINFFIPRMIPGDPVQSLIAKNQGMISADAIQSLYTLFGLDKNESLISQYFDYWGQLFRGDLGISFTFFPSPVSELIGDSLPWTIILVGITTIVGFALGTGLGVVAGWKRGSWVDGLLPVTTFLSSIPYFWLGLIALALLAGPGSFFPSSGGYDPGVVPGWDGGFIGSAIQHSLLPALTILISSMGSWILGMRNMMVTVASEDYVTVAHAKGLPERRVMVGYAARNALLPSVSGFALALGFIVGGTLLVEIVFSYPGVGYQLFQAVGSQDYPLMQGIFLIITLSVLVANLFADVAYLALDPRTRKEG, from the coding sequence ATGAGGTTCCTGCTGCAACGGCTGGCCTTCTACGTCTTCACCGCGTGGGCCGCCGTCACCATCAACTTCTTCATCCCGCGGATGATCCCGGGCGACCCGGTGCAGTCGCTGATCGCGAAGAACCAGGGCATGATCAGCGCGGACGCGATCCAGTCGCTGTACACCCTCTTCGGACTGGACAAGAACGAAAGCCTGATCTCCCAGTACTTCGACTACTGGGGCCAGCTCTTCCGCGGCGACCTCGGGATCTCGTTCACGTTCTTCCCGTCGCCGGTGTCGGAGCTGATCGGCGACAGCCTGCCGTGGACGATCATCCTGGTCGGCATCACCACGATCGTCGGCTTCGCGCTCGGCACCGGACTCGGGGTGGTGGCCGGCTGGAAGCGCGGCTCGTGGGTCGACGGCCTGCTGCCGGTGACGACGTTCCTCTCGTCGATCCCCTACTTCTGGCTCGGCCTGATCGCGCTCGCGCTGCTGGCCGGCCCGGGCAGCTTCTTCCCGTCGTCCGGCGGCTACGACCCGGGCGTGGTGCCCGGCTGGGACGGCGGGTTCATCGGCAGCGCGATCCAGCACAGCCTGCTGCCCGCGCTCACCATCCTGATCAGCTCGATGGGCAGCTGGATCCTGGGCATGCGCAACATGATGGTCACCGTCGCCTCGGAGGACTACGTCACCGTCGCGCACGCCAAGGGCCTGCCCGAGCGCCGGGTGATGGTCGGGTACGCCGCCCGCAACGCGCTGCTGCCCAGCGTGTCCGGCTTCGCGCTGGCACTCGGGTTCATCGTCGGCGGCACGCTGCTGGTGGAGATCGTCTTCTCCTACCCCGGCGTCGGCTACCAGCTGTTCCAGGCGGTCGGCTCCCAGGACTACCCGCTGATGCAGGGCATCTTCCTGATCATCACGCTGTCGGTGCTGGTGGCCAACCTGTTCGCCGACGTCGCCTACCTCGCACTCGACCCCCGCACCCGGAAGGAGGGCTGA
- a CDS encoding RICIN domain-containing protein: MSTSFRKTRKRTAALLAACSLLLLGQQVLAPSPAMAAATFTDDFNGPAGAAVDGSKWQLETGDNVNNHERQYYTSGTNNAQLDGQGHLVITAKKENPGNYNCWYGRCEYTSARMNTAGKFSQAYGHFETRMKLPRGQGMWPAFWMLGGGNWPTDGEIDVMENVGFEPNTVHGTIHGPGYSGSGGIGAAYNGPNFSDDFHTYAVDWSPNQIKWYVDGNLYQTRTPADLNGNRWVYDHNFFIILNLAVGGYWPGDPNSSTQFPQQLVVDYVHVTNDTGGGTPSGRTGRITGIGGKCVDVAGANTANGTPIQITDCNNNAAQNWTIGTDGTIRALGKCMDVNAAGTADGTPVQLYDCNGTGAQQWVVTGAKDIVNPNANKCLDATGNSSANGTRLQIWTCGGGANQKWTTP; encoded by the coding sequence ATGTCCACCTCGTTCCGCAAAACCAGAAAGAGAACAGCGGCGCTCCTGGCCGCCTGCTCCCTGCTGCTGCTCGGCCAGCAGGTCCTGGCGCCGTCCCCCGCGATGGCCGCCGCCACCTTCACCGACGACTTCAACGGCCCTGCGGGCGCTGCCGTCGACGGGTCGAAGTGGCAGCTCGAAACCGGCGACAACGTCAACAACCACGAGCGGCAGTACTACACCTCCGGCACCAACAACGCCCAGCTCGACGGCCAGGGCCACCTGGTCATCACCGCCAAGAAGGAAAACCCCGGCAACTACAACTGCTGGTACGGCCGCTGCGAGTACACCTCCGCGCGGATGAACACCGCCGGCAAGTTCAGCCAGGCCTACGGTCACTTCGAGACGCGCATGAAGCTCCCGCGCGGGCAGGGCATGTGGCCGGCGTTCTGGATGCTCGGCGGCGGCAACTGGCCGACCGACGGCGAAATCGACGTCATGGAGAACGTCGGGTTCGAGCCGAACACCGTGCACGGCACCATCCACGGCCCCGGCTACTCCGGTTCCGGCGGCATCGGCGCGGCCTACAACGGCCCGAACTTCTCCGACGACTTCCACACCTACGCCGTCGACTGGTCGCCCAACCAGATCAAGTGGTACGTCGACGGGAACCTCTACCAGACCCGCACGCCGGCCGACCTGAACGGCAACCGCTGGGTCTACGACCACAACTTCTTCATCATCCTCAACCTCGCCGTCGGCGGGTACTGGCCCGGCGACCCCAACAGCAGCACGCAGTTCCCGCAGCAGCTGGTCGTCGACTACGTCCACGTCACCAACGACACCGGCGGCGGCACCCCGAGCGGGCGCACCGGGCGGATCACCGGCATCGGCGGCAAGTGCGTCGACGTCGCCGGCGCGAACACCGCCAACGGCACGCCCATCCAGATCACCGACTGCAACAACAACGCGGCGCAGAACTGGACCATCGGCACCGACGGCACGATCCGCGCCCTCGGCAAGTGCATGGACGTCAACGCCGCCGGCACCGCCGACGGGACACCGGTGCAGCTCTACGACTGCAACGGAACCGGCGCCCAGCAATGGGTCGTGACCGGGGCGAAGGACATCGTGAACCCCAACGCGAACAAGTGCCTCGACGCCACCGGCAATTCCAGTGCGAACGGCACCCGGCTGCAGATCTGGACCTGCGGCGGCGGCGCCAACCAGAAGTGGACCACTCCCTGA
- a CDS encoding ABC transporter substrate-binding protein has protein sequence MRVKRSIVAALVAVMAVGGLTACGGGSSDAGQSNPNAVLNVGKPDGPQSENNNPFLETSALSNMGYRWMIYEPLVMLNRVKPQEPGKPWLATKWDWSDNYKKLVLTVRDGVKFSDNQPMTAEDVAYTFQLLRDNKALNIDAVPYKDITAAGNQVTLGFDSSQFVNQVKILQTLVVPKHAWQGIKDPALDTVKNPIGTGPYTLKSATPQTMIVVRRDSGYWQEAPKVKEIRYTSYTDNNAQVAALVSGASEWSFVFIPNYKAVYTNKDPQHYKLWFPAQLAVHGLWFNTEKAPWNDAKLRQAVSKVINRDDIFNQGEAGYFYPKNDQITGIPTPAGDPFIAPQYKGQTVKVDVPGAKALLTGAGYKFTGDKLADPSGKPVTIKLTVPSGWSDYITDLEIIKDNLAQIGITATVEKMNQDAWIKSVDTGDFEGLMHWTNDGATPYDMYRDVMDGNRYKPTGQGGINGNYGRYKNDEATKALETYANAEDDAARTAAMATLQKIMIDQQPMIPTSAANSGGEYSTKNWVGWPDDANPYGPAQPTLRNALDIVLHLKPAA, from the coding sequence ATGCGAGTCAAGCGCTCCATCGTCGCAGCGCTCGTGGCAGTAATGGCCGTCGGAGGCCTGACCGCGTGCGGGGGAGGCAGCTCCGACGCCGGTCAGAGCAACCCGAACGCGGTGCTCAACGTCGGCAAGCCCGACGGCCCGCAGTCGGAGAACAACAACCCGTTCCTCGAGACGTCCGCCCTGTCGAACATGGGGTACCGGTGGATGATCTACGAGCCCCTGGTCATGCTCAACCGCGTCAAGCCGCAGGAGCCCGGCAAGCCGTGGCTGGCGACGAAGTGGGACTGGTCGGACAACTACAAGAAGCTCGTCCTGACCGTCCGTGACGGCGTCAAGTTCTCCGACAACCAGCCGATGACCGCCGAGGACGTCGCCTACACGTTCCAGCTGCTGCGCGACAACAAGGCGCTGAACATCGACGCCGTGCCGTACAAGGACATCACCGCGGCCGGCAACCAGGTGACGCTGGGCTTCGACAGCTCCCAGTTCGTCAACCAGGTCAAGATCCTGCAGACGCTCGTCGTGCCGAAGCACGCGTGGCAGGGCATCAAGGACCCGGCGCTCGACACGGTGAAGAACCCGATCGGCACCGGGCCGTACACGCTCAAGTCGGCCACGCCGCAGACGATGATCGTCGTCCGGCGCGACAGCGGCTACTGGCAGGAAGCGCCGAAGGTCAAGGAGATCCGCTACACCTCCTACACCGACAACAACGCGCAGGTCGCCGCGCTGGTCAGCGGGGCGTCGGAGTGGAGCTTCGTCTTCATCCCGAACTACAAGGCCGTCTACACGAACAAGGACCCGCAGCACTACAAGCTGTGGTTCCCGGCGCAGCTGGCCGTCCACGGCCTGTGGTTCAACACCGAGAAGGCCCCGTGGAACGACGCGAAGCTGCGTCAGGCGGTCAGCAAGGTGATCAACCGCGACGACATCTTCAACCAGGGTGAGGCCGGCTACTTCTACCCGAAGAACGACCAGATCACCGGCATCCCGACGCCGGCGGGCGACCCGTTCATCGCGCCGCAGTACAAGGGCCAGACGGTCAAGGTCGACGTGCCGGGCGCCAAGGCGCTGCTGACGGGAGCCGGTTACAAGTTCACCGGCGACAAGCTGGCGGACCCGAGCGGCAAGCCGGTCACGATCAAGCTGACCGTCCCGTCGGGCTGGTCGGACTACATCACCGACCTGGAGATCATCAAGGACAACCTGGCGCAGATCGGCATCACCGCCACGGTCGAGAAGATGAACCAGGACGCGTGGATCAAGTCGGTCGACACCGGTGACTTCGAAGGCCTGATGCACTGGACCAACGACGGTGCGACGCCGTACGACATGTACCGCGACGTCATGGACGGCAACCGCTACAAGCCGACCGGTCAGGGTGGCATCAACGGCAACTACGGCCGCTACAAGAACGACGAGGCGACCAAGGCGCTCGAGACCTACGCCAACGCCGAGGACGACGCCGCCCGCACCGCCGCCATGGCGACGCTGCAGAAGATCATGATCGACCAGCAGCCGATGATCCCGACCTCGGCGGCCAACTCCGGCGGCGAGTACAGCACGAAGAACTGGGTGGGCTGGCCGGACGACGCCAACCCGTACGGCCCGGCGCAGCCCACGCTGCGCAACGCGCTCGACATCGTCCTGCACCTGAAGCCCGCGGCCTGA
- a CDS encoding ABC transporter ATP-binding protein: MMDPVLEIKGLDVDYGVGDEAVRAVRDVHLTLHRGEVLGLAGESGSGKSTLAYGLTRLLAPPGVIRGGQVLYHPADGEPYDVLKLTDKQLRDFRWAETSIVFQGAMNSLNPVHKVVTQLVDVIKAHEPRSTKAGRYARAKDLLKLVGISADRLEAYPHQLSGGMRQRVMIAMALALEPRVVIMDEPTTALDVVMQRQILGQLVELRERLGFSVLFITHDLSLLVEFSDRIAIMYGGRIVEQAPAAELYRDALHPYSHGLLNSFPALRGPRRELSGIPGSPPDTRGMPAGCAFHPRCPKAFEPCDSKVPELGLPGGDPTREVACFLHPVASH; the protein is encoded by the coding sequence ATGATGGACCCGGTCCTGGAGATCAAGGGCCTGGACGTCGACTACGGCGTCGGCGACGAGGCCGTGCGCGCGGTCCGGGACGTGCACCTGACGCTGCACCGCGGCGAAGTCCTCGGCCTGGCCGGGGAAAGCGGCAGCGGCAAGTCCACTTTGGCCTACGGGCTGACGCGGCTGCTCGCGCCGCCGGGTGTGATCCGCGGCGGCCAGGTGCTCTACCACCCGGCCGACGGCGAGCCCTACGACGTGCTGAAGCTGACGGACAAGCAGCTGCGGGACTTCCGGTGGGCGGAGACGTCCATCGTGTTCCAAGGTGCGATGAACTCGCTGAACCCGGTGCACAAGGTCGTCACGCAGCTCGTCGACGTGATCAAGGCGCACGAGCCGCGGTCGACGAAGGCCGGCCGCTACGCCCGGGCGAAGGACCTGCTGAAGCTCGTCGGCATCTCGGCCGACCGGCTGGAGGCCTACCCGCACCAGCTCTCGGGCGGCATGCGCCAGCGCGTGATGATCGCGATGGCGCTGGCGCTCGAGCCGCGCGTGGTCATCATGGACGAGCCGACGACCGCGCTCGACGTCGTGATGCAGCGCCAGATCCTCGGCCAGCTGGTGGAACTGCGCGAGCGGCTGGGCTTCTCGGTCCTGTTCATCACGCACGACCTTTCGCTGCTGGTCGAGTTCTCGGACCGGATCGCGATCATGTACGGCGGCCGGATCGTCGAGCAGGCGCCGGCGGCCGAGCTCTACCGGGACGCGCTGCACCCGTACAGCCACGGCCTGCTGAACTCGTTCCCCGCCCTGCGGGGGCCGCGCCGCGAGCTGTCCGGGATCCCGGGATCGCCGCCGGACACGCGCGGGATGCCGGCCGGCTGCGCGTTCCACCCGCGGTGCCCCAAGGCGTTCGAGCCGTGCGACTCGAAGGTGCCCGAGCTGGGCCTGCCCGGCGGCGACCCGACGCGGGAAGTGGCCTGTTTCCTGCACCCTGTCGCCTCTCACTGA
- a CDS encoding ROK family transcriptional regulator translates to MASKRTTVRDLRRHNRSLLLSKLYFDGPLSRHELSQLTGLSAATVSNVTAELGEERLITEAGQVESDGGRPRVLLRVDPAYGHVAGVDIGETGVKVELFDLAMNRLATVEHPLPKAPDPATAVEQVTSGLREVFASAGIDDSAVLGVGIGVPGTVEQGSRVLVHAPTVGWDAVPLVSLLHDAGVTLPLFVDNGAKTQGQAEMWFGAGRGAKHAVIALIGSGVGAAVVTDGTTYRGSTSSAGEWGHTTIAYGGQDCRCGARGCLEAYIGAGGVLARYRRVRGKDVPGEDEQAQFAALLEAAPKSKTAARVLDETAGYLGAGIANLINLFNPERIVIGGWAGLALGEQLLPRIREAAGEHALRHPFSQTSIQLGSLGLDAVATGAATLPVADLLDQGATSRIAKPGAPDSDAA, encoded by the coding sequence ATGGCGAGCAAGCGCACCACCGTCCGTGACCTGCGGAGGCACAACCGTTCCCTCCTGCTGTCGAAACTGTACTTCGACGGCCCGCTGTCGCGGCACGAACTCAGCCAGCTCACCGGACTGAGCGCGGCCACGGTCAGCAACGTGACCGCCGAACTGGGCGAAGAACGGCTCATCACGGAGGCGGGACAGGTCGAGTCCGACGGCGGCCGGCCGCGCGTGCTGCTGCGCGTCGACCCGGCGTACGGGCACGTCGCAGGCGTCGACATCGGGGAAACGGGCGTCAAGGTCGAGCTGTTCGACCTGGCGATGAACCGCCTCGCGACGGTCGAGCACCCCCTGCCGAAGGCCCCGGACCCGGCGACGGCGGTCGAGCAGGTGACGTCCGGGCTGCGGGAGGTGTTCGCGAGCGCGGGCATCGACGACTCGGCGGTGCTGGGCGTCGGCATCGGCGTGCCGGGCACGGTCGAGCAGGGTTCGCGGGTGCTGGTGCACGCGCCGACGGTCGGCTGGGACGCGGTGCCGCTCGTTTCGCTGCTGCACGACGCCGGCGTGACGCTTCCCCTGTTCGTCGACAACGGCGCGAAGACGCAGGGCCAGGCGGAGATGTGGTTCGGCGCGGGCCGCGGGGCGAAGCACGCGGTGATCGCGCTGATCGGCTCGGGCGTGGGGGCGGCGGTGGTGACGGACGGAACGACGTACCGGGGTTCGACCAGCAGCGCGGGCGAGTGGGGCCACACCACGATCGCCTACGGCGGGCAGGACTGCCGCTGCGGCGCGCGCGGGTGCCTGGAGGCGTACATCGGGGCGGGCGGGGTGCTGGCCCGGTACCGCCGGGTGCGCGGCAAGGACGTCCCGGGCGAGGACGAGCAGGCCCAGTTCGCGGCGCTGCTGGAGGCGGCCCCGAAGTCCAAGACGGCGGCCCGCGTGCTCGACGAGACGGCGGGGTACCTCGGCGCGGGGATCGCGAACCTGATCAACCTGTTCAACCCGGAGCGCATCGTGATCGGCGGCTGGGCCGGGCTGGCGCTGGGCGAGCAGCTGCTGCCCCGCATCCGCGAAGCGGCGGGCGAGCACGCGTTGCGGCACCCGTTCAGCCAGACGTCGATCCAGCTGGGGTCACTGGGCCTGGACGCGGTGGCGACGGGAGCGGCGACCCTGCCGGTGGCGGATCTGCTCGACCAGGGAGCGACTTCGAGGATCGCGAAGCCGGGCGCCCCGGACTCCGACGCAGCGTGA
- a CDS encoding ABC transporter permease, which yields MAVPAADVKAAQALPVDAIAGRAKRRRFRFLTGGKTGTGLAVIVFFVVIAIIGDWIAPYDPSARSNDLMESPSGRHWFGTTHLGQDIFSQVVVGTRSVMLVGLTAGVVATILAVIVGVTSGYLGGTPGEGLSALSNVFLVIPALPLIIIIGSAVPTGGDYLVAVIIGFTSWAWGARVLRAQTLSLRGREYVEAARATGESTWRIIFFEILPNLTAVIASSFVGTVIFAVMSEITLAFVGVSGLSNWNWGTILFWAQSQQALAQGAWWWFVPAGLAIAILGTALSLLNFGIDEFVSPRLRGSGKARVKGADGRTHRMRVGFTPVLGREEQS from the coding sequence ATGGCCGTACCCGCGGCGGACGTCAAAGCCGCCCAAGCCCTCCCCGTCGACGCGATCGCCGGCCGGGCGAAGCGCCGCCGCTTCCGGTTCCTGACCGGCGGCAAGACCGGCACCGGCCTCGCCGTCATCGTCTTCTTCGTGGTCATCGCGATCATCGGGGACTGGATCGCGCCGTACGACCCGTCGGCGCGCAGCAACGACCTGATGGAGTCGCCGTCGGGCCGGCACTGGTTCGGCACCACCCACCTCGGCCAGGACATCTTCAGCCAGGTCGTGGTCGGCACGCGCAGCGTCATGCTCGTCGGGCTCACCGCCGGCGTGGTGGCGACGATCCTCGCCGTGATCGTCGGCGTGACGTCCGGCTACCTCGGTGGCACGCCCGGTGAAGGCCTCTCCGCACTGTCCAACGTGTTCTTGGTGATCCCGGCGCTGCCGCTGATCATCATCATCGGCAGCGCGGTGCCCACCGGCGGCGACTACCTGGTGGCGGTGATCATCGGGTTCACGTCGTGGGCGTGGGGCGCGCGCGTCCTGCGGGCGCAGACGCTTTCGCTGCGCGGCCGGGAATACGTCGAAGCGGCCCGGGCGACCGGCGAGTCGACGTGGCGGATCATCTTCTTCGAGATCCTGCCCAACCTGACCGCGGTGATCGCGTCCAGCTTCGTCGGCACGGTGATCTTCGCGGTGATGTCGGAGATCACGCTCGCGTTCGTCGGCGTCTCGGGACTGTCCAACTGGAACTGGGGGACGATCCTGTTCTGGGCGCAGAGCCAGCAGGCCCTCGCGCAGGGCGCGTGGTGGTGGTTCGTGCCGGCCGGGCTGGCGATCGCGATCCTCGGCACCGCGCTGTCCCTGCTCAACTTCGGCATCGACGAGTTCGTCAGCCCGCGGCTGCGCGGCAGCGGCAAGGCGCGCGTCAAGGGCGCCGACGGACGGACGCATCGCATGCGCGTGGGCTTCACGCCCGTGCTCGGGCGGGAGGAACAGTCATGA
- a CDS encoding ABC transporter ATP-binding protein — MTKDHGDGRGDAAAPAPSGPVAVGPEGDTAAVTSGAGEVAGAVVLEAAGLTKHFPVRRKGRAALTGPRRAVQAVDDVSLTLRRGRVTALVGESGSGKSTVARLLAGLYPRTGGDIRLHGETVNIHRGKAFRAYARQVQMIFQDPFASLNPVHTVRYHLTRALKIHGRAGDDLEKALHDLLSRVQMTPPERYIDKFPHELSGGQRQRVAIARALGADPEALLADEPVSMLDVSIRLGVLNLLRDLKERLHLAILYITHDIASARYFADETMVMYAGRMVEGGDSETITQRPAHPYTRLLIDSAPDPDRLAGGSDELDPGEVPAERGAGEPPSLIDPPSGCRFHPRCPVAMERCKSDLPPRFEVDDAPGHWAACWLYDGAAR; from the coding sequence GTGACGAAGGATCACGGGGACGGCCGCGGCGACGCGGCCGCCCCCGCCCCCTCCGGCCCCGTCGCCGTCGGGCCGGAGGGGGACACGGCGGCGGTCACCTCCGGTGCGGGTGAGGTGGCCGGCGCCGTGGTCCTGGAGGCCGCGGGACTCACCAAGCACTTCCCGGTGCGGCGGAAGGGCCGGGCGGCACTGACCGGCCCGCGGCGCGCCGTCCAGGCCGTCGACGACGTGAGCCTGACGCTGCGGCGGGGCCGGGTCACTGCGCTGGTCGGCGAGTCCGGCTCGGGCAAGTCGACGGTCGCGCGCCTGCTCGCGGGGCTCTACCCGCGGACCGGCGGCGACATCCGGCTGCACGGCGAGACCGTGAACATCCACCGCGGCAAGGCGTTCCGCGCCTACGCCCGGCAGGTCCAGATGATCTTCCAGGACCCGTTCGCGTCGCTGAACCCCGTGCACACCGTGCGCTACCACCTGACGCGGGCGCTGAAGATCCACGGCCGGGCGGGCGACGACCTCGAGAAGGCGTTGCACGACCTGCTGTCCCGCGTGCAGATGACACCGCCGGAGCGGTACATCGACAAGTTCCCGCACGAGCTGTCCGGCGGGCAGCGCCAGCGCGTCGCGATCGCGCGGGCGCTGGGTGCCGACCCGGAGGCGCTGCTGGCCGACGAGCCGGTGTCCATGTTGGACGTCTCCATCCGGCTCGGTGTGCTGAACCTGCTGCGCGACCTGAAGGAACGCCTGCACCTGGCGATCCTGTACATCACGCACGACATCGCGTCGGCGCGCTACTTCGCCGACGAGACGATGGTGATGTACGCGGGCCGGATGGTCGAGGGCGGCGACAGCGAGACCATCACGCAGCGGCCGGCGCACCCCTACACGCGCCTGCTCATCGACTCCGCGCCCGACCCCGACCGGCTGGCCGGCGGGAGCGACGAGCTCGACCCCGGCGAGGTGCCCGCCGAGCGCGGGGCGGGCGAGCCGCCGAGCCTGATCGACCCGCCGTCCGGCTGCCGGTTCCACCCGCGCTGCCCGGTCGCGATGGAGCGGTGCAAGAGCGACCTGCCGCCGCGGTTCGAGGTCGACGACGCGCCCGGCCACTGGGCCGCGTGCTGGCTGTACGACGGAGCGGCCCGATGA